A genome region from Fusarium musae strain F31 chromosome 5, whole genome shotgun sequence includes the following:
- a CDS encoding hypothetical protein (EggNog:ENOG41) — protein sequence MPDQANAKKALKSNSSGTANFDETSFSEQSRRDLRELFTMIARLQAENTALRATAHLESIADRLKEQVEKLEPPQPEEGRGNPFSRRLQRLALAAIDLPLDIKDDDLSTDDLALLCTVLEDEKRRAALLSFAGDSLTFPDRSFCLRSLGEGTLVGFLVDERGRRPRCSIHGDVKCTWLTRKDGLIKMRREP from the exons ATGCCGGATCAAGCGAACGccaaaaaggctttaaagagCAATAGCTCTGGGACA GCGAATTTTGACGAGACCTCCTTTTCTGAGCAGTCCAGACGCGACCTTCGAGAGTTGTTCACCATGATCGCACGTCTACAGGCAGAAAACACTGCTCTCCGCGCCACAGCTCATCTCGAATCTATCGCTGATAGACTCAAAGAACAAGTCGAAAAGTTGGAGCCTCCCCAGCCCGAAGAAGGACGAGGCAACCCATTTTCTCGCCGACTTCAGCGCCTCGCCTTGGCCGCCATCGACTTGCCGCTCGATATCAAAGACGACGACCTTAGCACAGACGACCTGGCACTCCTATGCACGGTTCTAGAGGATGAAAAGCGACGAGCTGCACTGCTAAGTTTTGCTGGAGACTCACTCACCTTTCCCGACCGGTCATTTTGTCTTCGGTCACTGGGCGAAGGAACACTGGTTGGCTTTCTTGTGGACGAAAGGGGCCGAAGACCTCGTTGTTCTATCCATGGGGATGTAAAATGTACCTGGTTGACAAGGAAAGATGGGCTGATCAAAATGCGACGTGAGCCATGA
- a CDS encoding hypothetical protein (EggNog:ENOG41): MDESHSPPGERSQDARLPVTPQNQHSNAEVGDGSQLLPINLENDSVSTPNQAQAPPIRRGRGRPRGSKNKKTLAAENALRQPQRRFPSPAAALGDERDNRQSWMGDEYIPSDYGGSPYRAIDRSQLGRENDLAAPEPYESRAVADFIESYRSSVHLAREKNRQSATVSRERIREEELYELAKLIDSHTWSQAQEDELVVSWESGLVNAAIIRLPDRGTYLSSVFEISFHLCNMDPLSLISMYHEFEFDNSGSDSFMHGGRMKRNPLWTETNGYRFLPIVIRWAVICRADDGEGFSTEEARILSHLGCGNLDQFSGSSVLRRFRVHQEQFKASGIPITRYAKLLLLIADLVGMRAVPTSADIIPVRTGDLSVVISALDSLDNYGLKNSCDFHHLKYCASQTSTSHASGLDELLEAYKGAWMKLQRRRLCNAAVNQPPIQGDKLYHQAARQGVPADTNFPPKAAIWSGFSGNAQPAEHFQRENSPLRPPFGSNADDSTGTIVDHRDGFNPFQAFLTNQPSRAQSNLRSPFIAQLDPSTSQESRMGCSEDGETTAIESSDEDMMEDRPEQVRSGPKAAGGRPRKRKGEKNGSRDRVQKRQFQTKKQKKHRPGHGGQTHSSASQRQGGSQGGAWHVVGNQKQPDPPINPPAGPKAWREQQGGHGTF; encoded by the exons ATGGATGAAAGTCATTCGCCGCCAGGCGAACGCTCACAGGACGCGCGGTTGCCTGTAACTCCTCAGAATCAGCACTCTAACGCGGAGGTCGGAGATGGGAGCCAGCTTCTTCCCATTAACCTCGAGAACGACAGCGTTTCTACTCCTAATCAAGCGCAAGCACCTCCCATACgtagagggagagggagaccTCGAGGGTCCAAGAATAAAAAGACTCTCGCCGCGGAGAATGCTCTCCGTCAACCGCAGAGGCGATTTCCATCGCCAGCGGCAGCACTGGGTGATGAAAGAGACAACCGCCAAAGTTGGATGGGTGATGAGTATATTCCCAGCGATTATGGAGGCTCTCCATACCGAGCTATCGACCGATCACAGCTCGGCCGTGAGAATGATTTGGCAGCGCCCGAGCCATATGAGAGTCGAGCGGTCGCGGACTTCATCGAGAGTTATCGAAGCTCAGTCCATCTTGCCAGGGAGAAGAACAGGCAATCCGCTACCGTCAGTAGGGAAAGAatcagagaagaagagctgtATGAACTCGCGAAACTCATCGATTCTCACACTTGgagccaagctcaagaagatgagcTGGTTGTCTCTTGGGAGAGTGGTTTAGTCAACGCTGCAATAATTCGCTTGCCCGATCGCGGTACTTATCTTTCCTCCGTCTTCGAGATCTCCTTTCATCTCTGCAACATGGACCCTCTCTCCCTGATATCAATGTATCACGAGTTTGAGTTCGACAATAGCGGTAGCGATAGCTTTATGCATGGTGGACGAATGAAGCGCAACCCGTTGTGGACG GAGACAAATGGGTACCGATTTCTCCCCATCGTTATCAGATGGGCGGTCATCTGTCGGGCAGATGACGGCGAAGGGTTCTCTACGGAAGAGGCCCGTATCTTGAGCCACCTCGGCTGTGGCAACCTGGACCAGTTCTCAGGTTCTTCAGTACTAAGGCGCTTTCGCGTCCATCAAGAACAATTTAAGGCTTCCGGTATCCCTATTACACGTTACGCCAAGCTTCTCTTGTTGATAGCTGATCTAGTTGGCATGCGCGCAGTACCAACATCAGCTGACATTATACCGGTCAGGACTGGAGACTTGAGTGTCGTGATCAGTGCTTTGGACAGTTTGGATAATTATGGGCTGAAAAATTCCTGCGATTTCCATCATCTAAAATACTGTGCCAGTCAGACCTCTACAAGCCACGCCTCAGGACTGGATGAGCTATTGGAGGCATACAAAGGGGCTTGGATGAAGCTtcagaggaggaggctctGCAATGCTGCAGTAAATCAGCCTCCCATACAAGGCGATAAGCTCTATCACCAGGCTGCTAGACAAGGAGTCCCAGCCGATACCAACTTTCCACCCAAAGCTGCGATTTGGAGTGGCTTTTCTGGCAATGCTCAGCCAGCGGAACACTTTCAAAGGGAGAACAGTCCTCTCCGTCCGCCATTTGGCTCCAATGCTGATGACTCGACCGGGACTATAGTCGATCACAGGGATGGGTTTAATCCCTTCCAGGCGTTTCTCACGAACCAGCCCAGCAGAGCCCAGTCGAACCTTCGAAGCCCCTTCATCGCACAACTTGATCCAAGTACTTCGCAAGAATCACGCATGGGTTGTTCTGAAGACGGAGAGACCACAGCGATTGAGTCCTCTGACGAAGACATGATGGAGGACCGGCCGGAACAGGTTCGCAGCGGTCCTAAAGCTGCAGGCGGTCGTCCAAGAAAGCGCAAAGGGGAAAAGAATGGCTCGCGAGACAGGGTCCAGAAGAGACAGTTCCAGaccaagaagcagaaaaagCACCGTCCTGGGCACGGTGGTCAAACTCATTCATCTGCTTCGCAAAGACAGGGTGGAAgtcaaggaggagcttggcATGTTGTAGGGAATCAGAAACAGCCTGATCCACCGATCAATCCTCCAGCTGGACCCAAGGCATGGAGAGAACAGCAAGGGGGGCACGGCACATTTTGA